One Kitasatospora sp. NBC_01266 genomic window carries:
- a CDS encoding ABC transporter ATP-binding protein, giving the protein MSAAPPDNDVLWARGIVKSHHGTPALRDVSIAVREGEVLAITGARGCGKSTLLGCLSALLPVDAGEVWFNSSPVHTLNRAGREKLRRDRFGFVGSQPHLVPELTARENVALPLLLAGSGHKAAYGAADDWLERLDVTDCAKRRPAELIQSQRQRIAVARALAPLPRVVFADDPTAPLHREAQDQVLRILTSAARSHQLTLVLATHDPELAKYADRTVALVDGRTPAPATPVRRAAAAVAGR; this is encoded by the coding sequence ATGTCAGCGGCCCCGCCCGACAACGACGTGCTGTGGGCCCGGGGGATCGTCAAGTCCCACCACGGGACCCCGGCGCTGCGGGACGTCTCGATCGCGGTCCGGGAGGGCGAGGTGCTCGCCATCACCGGGGCCCGCGGCTGCGGCAAGTCGACCCTGCTCGGCTGCCTCTCGGCGCTGCTGCCGGTGGACGCGGGGGAGGTCTGGTTCAACAGCTCCCCGGTGCACACGCTCAACCGGGCCGGGCGGGAGAAGCTGCGCCGCGACCGGTTCGGCTTCGTCGGCTCGCAACCCCACCTGGTCCCCGAGCTGACGGCCCGGGAGAACGTCGCGCTGCCGCTGCTGCTCGCCGGGAGCGGTCACAAGGCCGCCTACGGCGCGGCCGACGACTGGCTGGAGCGGCTCGACGTGACCGACTGCGCCAAGCGCCGCCCGGCCGAGCTGATCCAGAGCCAGCGCCAGCGGATCGCGGTGGCCCGCGCGCTGGCACCACTCCCCCGGGTGGTCTTCGCCGACGACCCGACCGCACCGCTGCACCGCGAGGCCCAGGACCAGGTGCTGCGGATACTGACCAGCGCGGCCCGCTCCCACCAGCTCACCCTGGTGCTGGCCACCCACGACCCGGAACTCGCCAAGTACGCGGACCGGACGGTGGCCCTGGTCGACGGTCGCACTCCCGCTCCGGCCACCCCGGTTCGACGTGCGGCGGCAGCGGTGGCCGGGCGCTGA
- a CDS encoding aspartate aminotransferase family protein — MSADPAPKDLSKTAYDHLWMHFTRMSSYEKSPVPTIVKGEGTYIWDSNGKKYLDGLAGLFVVQAGHGREELAEAAAKQAKELAFFPVWSYAHPKAVELAERLANYAPGDLNKVFFSTGGGEAVETAWKLAKQYFKLTGKPTKYKVISRAVAYHGTPQGALSITGLPGLKAPFEPLVPGTHKAPNTNIYRAPAFLAGPDGTVDPEAYGRWCADEIEVAILNEGADTVAAVFVEPVQNAGGCFPPPPGYFQRLREICDRHDVLLVSDEVICAFGRLGTMFGADKFGYQPDMITCAKGMTSGYSPIGATIISDRLAEPFYKGDNTFLHGYTFGGHPVSSAVALANLDIFEREGLNQHVLDNESKFLATLNKLRDLPIVGDVRGNGYFYGIELVKDKVTKESFNDDEVERVLYGFLSKALFDNGLYCRADDRGDPVVQLAPPLISDQSTFDEIEQILRVSLTDAWAKI, encoded by the coding sequence ATGAGCGCCGACCCGGCACCGAAGGACCTTTCGAAGACCGCCTACGACCACCTGTGGATGCACTTCACCCGTATGTCGTCGTACGAGAAGTCCCCCGTACCCACCATCGTCAAGGGCGAGGGCACCTACATCTGGGACTCCAACGGCAAGAAGTACCTGGACGGCCTGGCCGGCCTGTTCGTGGTGCAGGCCGGCCACGGCCGCGAGGAGCTGGCCGAGGCCGCTGCCAAGCAGGCCAAGGAGCTCGCCTTCTTCCCCGTCTGGAGCTACGCCCACCCGAAGGCCGTGGAGCTGGCCGAGCGCCTGGCCAACTACGCCCCGGGCGACCTGAACAAGGTCTTCTTCTCCACCGGTGGCGGCGAGGCCGTCGAGACCGCCTGGAAGCTCGCCAAGCAGTACTTCAAGCTGACCGGCAAGCCGACCAAGTACAAGGTCATCTCGCGTGCGGTCGCCTACCACGGCACCCCGCAGGGCGCCCTGTCGATCACCGGCCTGCCGGGCCTCAAGGCCCCGTTCGAGCCGCTGGTGCCGGGTACCCACAAGGCCCCGAACACCAACATCTACCGCGCCCCGGCCTTCCTCGCCGGCCCCGACGGCACGGTGGACCCGGAGGCCTACGGCCGCTGGTGCGCCGACGAGATCGAGGTCGCGATCCTCAACGAGGGCGCCGACACCGTCGCCGCCGTCTTCGTCGAGCCGGTGCAGAACGCCGGTGGCTGCTTCCCGCCGCCGCCCGGGTACTTCCAGCGGCTGCGCGAGATCTGCGACCGGCACGACGTGCTGCTCGTCTCGGACGAGGTCATCTGCGCCTTCGGCCGCCTGGGCACCATGTTCGGCGCCGACAAGTTCGGCTACCAGCCCGACATGATCACCTGCGCCAAGGGCATGACCTCGGGCTACTCCCCGATCGGCGCCACGATCATCTCGGACCGCCTGGCCGAGCCGTTCTACAAGGGCGACAACACCTTCCTGCACGGCTACACCTTCGGCGGCCACCCGGTCTCCTCCGCGGTCGCGCTGGCCAACCTCGACATCTTCGAGCGCGAGGGCCTCAACCAGCACGTCCTCGACAACGAGTCGAAGTTCCTGGCCACCCTGAACAAGCTGCGCGACCTGCCGATCGTCGGCGACGTGCGCGGCAACGGGTACTTCTACGGCATCGAGCTGGTCAAGGACAAGGTCACCAAGGAGTCGTTCAACGACGACGAGGTGGAGCGCGTGCTCTACGGCTTCCTGTCCAAGGCGCTCTTCGACAACGGCCTGTACTGCCGCGCCGACGACCGTGGCGACCCGGTCGTGCAGCTGGCCCCGCCGCTGATCTCCGACCAGTCGACCTTCGACGAGATCGAGCAGATCCTGCGGGTCAGCCTCACCGACGCGTGGGCGAAGATCTGA
- a CDS encoding Lrp/AsnC family transcriptional regulator encodes MANRDRNSSVPLDSVSKAIIEQLQEDGRRAYATIGKAVGLSEAAVRQRVQKLLDQGVMQIVAVTDPLTVGFTRQAMVGITIEGDIEPIADALAAMDEVDYVVCTAGSFDLLAELVCEDDEHLLEMINKRIRALPGVRRTESFVYLKLRKQTYTWGTR; translated from the coding sequence GTGGCCAACCGCGACCGGAACAGCAGCGTTCCCCTCGACTCCGTCTCCAAGGCGATCATCGAGCAGCTGCAGGAGGACGGCCGCCGGGCGTACGCGACCATCGGCAAGGCCGTCGGCCTCTCCGAGGCCGCGGTCCGGCAGCGGGTCCAGAAGCTGCTCGACCAAGGCGTGATGCAGATCGTCGCCGTCACCGACCCGCTGACCGTCGGATTCACCCGGCAGGCGATGGTCGGGATCACCATCGAAGGTGACATCGAGCCGATCGCCGACGCGCTGGCCGCCATGGACGAGGTCGACTACGTGGTCTGCACCGCGGGCTCGTTCGACCTGCTGGCCGAGCTGGTGTGCGAGGACGACGAGCACCTGCTCGAAATGATCAACAAGCGAATCCGTGCGCTTCCCGGCGTGCGGAGGACCGAGAGCTTCGTTTACCTGAAGCTCCGGAAACAGACCTACACCTGGGGCACCCGATGA
- a CDS encoding gamma-aminobutyraldehyde dehydrogenase, which translates to MSDLRTLRNYINGQFVDAADGRTLQIVDPTTGQAYATSPLSGAADVDAAMAAAAAAFETWRDATPSTRQKLLLKIADAVEARADELVDAECRNTGKPRGLTKSEEIGPMVDQIRFFAGAARLLEGKAAGEYMDGMTSIIRREPVGVCAQVAPWNYPMMMAVWKFAPAIAAGNAVVLKPSDTTPASTVLLAEIVGGVLAELELPAGVFNVLCGDRETGKLMVEHATPAMASITGSVRAGIQVAESAAKDVKRVHLELGGKAPVVVFEDADIAEAVEGISVAGFFNAGQDCTAATRVLVHESIHDAFVTALAKAAAETRTGGVDDEDVLYGPLNNANQLKQVAGFIERLPAHAKVETGGHQVGEAGYFYAPTVVSGLLQDDEIIQNEVFGPVITVQKFTDEDQAVSYANGVEFALASSVWTKDHARAMRMSRRLDFGCVWINTHIPLVAEMPHGGFKKSGYGKDLSSYGFEDYTRIKHVMTAI; encoded by the coding sequence GTGAGCGACCTTCGTACGCTGCGCAACTACATCAACGGCCAGTTCGTCGATGCGGCCGACGGCCGCACCCTGCAGATCGTCGACCCCACCACCGGCCAGGCGTACGCGACCTCCCCGCTGTCGGGCGCGGCCGACGTCGACGCCGCGATGGCCGCCGCCGCCGCGGCCTTCGAGACCTGGCGCGACGCCACGCCGTCGACCCGGCAGAAGCTGCTGCTGAAGATCGCCGACGCGGTCGAGGCGCGCGCCGACGAGCTGGTGGACGCCGAGTGTCGCAACACCGGGAAGCCGCGCGGACTGACCAAGTCCGAGGAGATCGGCCCGATGGTCGACCAGATCCGCTTCTTCGCCGGTGCCGCCCGCCTGCTCGAGGGCAAGGCTGCCGGTGAGTACATGGACGGGATGACCTCGATCATCCGCCGCGAGCCGGTCGGCGTCTGCGCCCAGGTCGCGCCGTGGAACTACCCGATGATGATGGCGGTCTGGAAGTTCGCGCCGGCCATCGCGGCCGGCAACGCCGTGGTGCTCAAGCCCTCCGACACCACCCCGGCCTCCACGGTGCTGCTCGCCGAGATCGTCGGCGGCGTGCTGGCCGAGCTGGAGCTGCCGGCCGGCGTCTTCAACGTGCTCTGCGGCGATCGCGAGACCGGCAAGCTGATGGTCGAGCACGCCACCCCCGCGATGGCCTCGATCACCGGCTCGGTGCGGGCCGGCATCCAGGTCGCCGAGTCGGCCGCCAAGGACGTCAAGCGGGTGCACCTGGAGCTCGGCGGCAAGGCCCCGGTGGTGGTCTTCGAGGACGCCGACATCGCCGAGGCGGTCGAGGGCATCTCGGTGGCCGGTTTCTTCAACGCCGGCCAGGACTGCACCGCCGCCACCCGGGTCCTGGTGCACGAGTCCATCCACGACGCCTTCGTGACCGCGCTGGCCAAGGCCGCCGCGGAGACCAGGACCGGCGGCGTGGACGACGAGGACGTGCTCTACGGGCCGCTGAACAACGCCAACCAGCTCAAGCAGGTGGCCGGCTTCATCGAGCGGCTGCCCGCGCACGCCAAGGTCGAGACCGGTGGCCACCAGGTCGGCGAGGCCGGCTACTTCTACGCCCCGACCGTGGTCTCCGGCCTGCTGCAGGACGACGAGATCATCCAGAACGAGGTCTTCGGCCCGGTCATCACCGTGCAGAAGTTCACCGACGAGGACCAGGCCGTCAGCTACGCCAACGGTGTCGAGTTCGCCCTCGCCTCCTCGGTCTGGACCAAGGACCACGCGCGCGCGATGCGGATGTCGCGCCGGCTGGACTTCGGCTGCGTCTGGATCAACACCCACATCCCGCTGGTGGCGGAGATGCCGCACGGCGGATTCAAGAAGTCCGGCTACGGCAAGGACCTGTCCTCGTACGGTTTCGAGGACTACACCCGGATCAAGCACGTGATGACCGCGATCTGA
- a CDS encoding aspartate aminotransferase family protein: MSIPTADPAAGQAVKAADRAHVFHSWSAQALIDPLAVAGAEGSYFWDYEGNRYLDFSSQLVNTNIGHQHPKVVAAIQQQAAKLCTLAPGFAVEARSEAARLIAERTPGDLDKIFFTNGGAEAVENAVRMARLHTGRQKVLATYRSYHGATAGAIALTGDPRRWPSDTGSTGVVHFWGPHLYRSAFHAENQAQECERALAHLEQTIAFEGPGMVAAIILETVVGTAGILIPPPGYLAGVREICDRHGIVFILDEVMAGFGRTGEWFAADHWGVVPDLLTFAKGVNSGYVPLGGVAISAEIAATFAERPFPGGLTYSGHPLACASAVATINAMAEEGIVENAKLIGETVLGPGLRELAERHPSVGEVRGLGVFWALDLVRDRDTREPLVPYNASGAAGAPMAELAAACKKRGLWPFTNMNRFHVVPPCTVTAEEARAGLAVLDEALSVVDAQLN, from the coding sequence ATGAGCATCCCCACCGCCGATCCCGCCGCCGGGCAGGCCGTCAAGGCCGCCGACCGCGCGCACGTCTTCCACTCGTGGTCCGCCCAGGCCCTGATCGACCCCCTCGCGGTGGCCGGCGCCGAAGGCTCGTACTTCTGGGACTACGAGGGCAACCGCTACCTCGACTTCTCCTCCCAGCTGGTGAACACCAACATCGGCCACCAGCACCCCAAGGTGGTCGCCGCGATCCAGCAGCAGGCCGCCAAGCTCTGCACGCTGGCCCCGGGCTTCGCCGTCGAGGCGCGCAGCGAGGCGGCCCGACTGATCGCCGAGCGCACCCCCGGCGACCTCGACAAGATCTTCTTCACCAACGGCGGCGCCGAGGCGGTGGAGAACGCCGTGCGGATGGCCCGGCTGCACACCGGCCGGCAGAAGGTCCTGGCCACCTACCGCTCATACCACGGCGCCACCGCGGGCGCGATCGCCCTGACCGGCGACCCCCGGCGCTGGCCCAGCGACACCGGCAGCACCGGGGTCGTGCACTTCTGGGGCCCGCACCTGTACCGCTCGGCGTTCCACGCCGAGAACCAGGCGCAGGAGTGCGAGCGCGCGCTCGCCCACCTGGAGCAGACGATCGCCTTCGAGGGCCCGGGCATGGTGGCCGCGATCATCCTGGAGACCGTGGTCGGCACCGCCGGCATCCTCATCCCGCCGCCCGGCTACCTGGCCGGCGTCCGGGAGATCTGCGACCGCCACGGGATCGTCTTCATCCTGGACGAGGTGATGGCCGGCTTCGGCCGCACCGGCGAGTGGTTCGCCGCCGACCACTGGGGCGTCGTCCCCGACCTGCTGACCTTCGCCAAGGGCGTCAACTCCGGCTACGTCCCGCTGGGCGGCGTGGCGATCAGCGCGGAGATCGCCGCCACCTTCGCGGAGCGCCCCTTCCCCGGCGGCCTCACCTACTCGGGGCACCCGCTGGCCTGCGCCTCCGCGGTGGCCACCATCAACGCGATGGCCGAGGAAGGCATCGTCGAGAACGCCAAGCTGATCGGCGAGACCGTGCTCGGCCCCGGTCTGCGCGAGCTGGCCGAGCGCCACCCGTCGGTCGGCGAGGTGCGCGGCCTGGGCGTCTTCTGGGCGCTCGACCTGGTCCGCGACCGCGACACCCGCGAGCCGCTGGTCCCCTACAACGCGAGCGGTGCGGCGGGTGCCCCGATGGCCGAGCTGGCCGCGGCCTGCAAGAAGCGCGGCCTGTGGCCGTTCACCAACATGAACCGCTTCCACGTGGTGCCCCCGTGCACCGTCACCGCCGAGGAGGCCAGGGCCGGCCTCGCCGTGCTGGACGAGGCGCTCAGCGTGGTCGACGCGCAGCTGAACTGA
- a CDS encoding PucR family transcriptional regulator — translation MLPTVARVLDLDVMRRGLPQVVAGADRLERPVRWVHVSELPDVAGMLQGGELVLTTGIALPEDREGLARYVRELVGIGVAGLVVEFGRRYFDALPKALVHAAEQRGLPLIVLRRELRFVAVTEAVHALVVNAQLEQLRASEAVHQVFNELAVEGAEPAEVLRQIARMAGLPVVLENLSHQVLAHDPAGRTEDELLDQWERRSRAVRPTGRTGHDPRSGWLVTAVGARGEDWGRLVLVDEPGPLPDQESHPCTMLLERGAATLALNRLLVRDRESLERQTHRTLLAGIMTHALTVSEVALRAQALGVPLDGRRLVGVVLRRRGALLPAALEAQARLRDFTELAATAARGSRLSALVGALDDEGVGLLIALGSQQDEHSALEAFAAALRRLVADSGKEAAAPVIAVGSSVGSVRDARRTLMEATQVADAALHDAPGARTASYYRLPDVRLRGLLHLLRDDARLQTYVERELGPLLAHDAEHGSQLVQLLRVYLEQGRNKSAAADAAHLSRPSFYDRLHKVERILAVDLDQVESCLSLHVALLALDAVRR, via the coding sequence GTGCTGCCCACCGTCGCCCGTGTACTCGATCTGGACGTGATGCGCCGTGGCCTGCCGCAGGTGGTGGCCGGGGCCGACCGGCTGGAACGCCCGGTGCGCTGGGTGCACGTGAGCGAGCTGCCGGACGTGGCCGGCATGCTGCAGGGCGGCGAGCTGGTGCTGACCACCGGGATCGCGCTGCCCGAGGACCGCGAGGGGCTGGCCCGCTACGTTCGGGAGCTGGTCGGGATCGGCGTGGCCGGCCTGGTGGTGGAGTTCGGCCGCCGCTACTTCGACGCCCTGCCGAAGGCCCTGGTGCACGCGGCCGAGCAGCGTGGCCTGCCGCTGATCGTGCTGCGCCGGGAGCTGCGCTTCGTGGCGGTCACCGAGGCGGTGCACGCGCTGGTGGTCAACGCCCAGTTGGAGCAGTTGCGGGCCTCGGAGGCCGTGCACCAGGTCTTCAACGAGCTGGCGGTCGAGGGCGCCGAGCCCGCCGAGGTGCTGCGGCAGATCGCCCGGATGGCGGGCCTGCCGGTGGTGCTGGAGAACCTGAGCCACCAGGTGCTGGCGCACGACCCGGCCGGACGCACCGAGGACGAGCTGCTGGACCAGTGGGAGCGCCGCTCCCGCGCGGTGCGGCCGACCGGGCGGACCGGCCACGACCCGCGCAGCGGCTGGCTGGTGACGGCGGTCGGCGCCCGGGGCGAGGACTGGGGGCGGCTGGTGCTGGTCGACGAGCCGGGGCCGCTGCCCGACCAGGAGTCGCATCCCTGCACGATGCTGCTGGAGCGCGGGGCCGCGACCCTCGCGCTCAACCGGCTGCTGGTGCGCGACCGGGAGAGCCTGGAGCGGCAGACCCATCGCACGCTGCTCGCCGGGATCATGACGCACGCGCTGACGGTCAGTGAGGTCGCCCTGCGGGCACAGGCGTTGGGCGTGCCGCTGGACGGGCGGCGGCTGGTCGGCGTGGTCCTGCGCCGTCGGGGCGCGCTGCTGCCGGCCGCCCTGGAGGCGCAGGCGCGACTGCGCGACTTCACCGAGCTGGCGGCCACCGCGGCCCGCGGCAGCCGGCTCTCGGCGCTGGTCGGGGCGCTGGACGACGAGGGCGTGGGCCTGCTGATCGCGCTCGGCTCGCAGCAGGACGAGCACAGCGCACTGGAGGCGTTCGCGGCGGCGCTGCGCCGGCTGGTGGCGGACAGCGGCAAGGAGGCGGCGGCACCGGTGATAGCGGTGGGCTCCTCGGTCGGGTCGGTGCGCGATGCCCGGCGCACCCTGATGGAGGCCACCCAGGTGGCGGATGCCGCGCTGCACGACGCGCCGGGCGCCCGAACCGCCTCGTACTACCGGCTGCCGGACGTGCGACTGCGCGGTCTGCTCCACCTGCTGCGCGACGACGCGCGGCTGCAGACCTACGTGGAGCGGGAGCTGGGACCGCTGCTGGCGCACGACGCGGAGCACGGCTCGCAGCTGGTGCAGTTGCTGCGGGTCTATCTCGAGCAGGGCCGGAACAAGTCGGCCGCGGCAGACGCTGCGCATCTGTCGCGGCCGAGCTTCTACGACCGGCTGCACAAGGTGGAACGGATCCTGGCGGTGGATCTGGACCAGGTGGAGTCCTGTCTGTCGCTGCACGTGGCCCTGCTCGCGCTGGACGCCGTGCGGCGCTGA
- a CDS encoding gamma-aminobutyraldehyde dehydrogenase: protein MDRSTVVDLSTFGDGAQYIGGRLSTGTGFEPYDVINPADGSIVQQVRLASTEDVDAAVAAAKAALPDWSRATPGTRAEALLRLSAVLAEQAEEFAHVETAQTGKPIKLSSEFDVPGTIDNAAFFAGAARNLEGKAAGEYSADHTSYVRREAIGVVGSIAPWNYPLQMAAWKILPAVAAGNTVVLKPAELTPLTSLMLARACTEAGLPDGVVNVVTGTGRIAGERLVAHPDVAMVSFTGSTGVGRRVAELATATVKRTHLELGGKAPFVVFEDADLTAAVHGAVAGALINSGQDCTAATRAYVQRPLYQAFVAGVAELFAGIRLGDPRDPRTDLGPLVSYAHRDRVAGFVERARGYGATVVTGGLAPAVGHDGTDLSRGAYYAPTLITDVAQDSEVVQGEIFGPVLVVLPFDSDDEGLRLANDTPYGLAASAWTRDVHRSLRATRELAAGCVWVNDHIPIISEMPHGGYKASGYGKDMSQYSLDEYTQIKHVMFDTTAVARKDWHRTVFGDRN, encoded by the coding sequence ATGGACCGCAGCACTGTGGTGGATCTGAGCACTTTCGGGGACGGCGCCCAGTACATCGGCGGCCGGCTCAGCACGGGGACCGGGTTCGAGCCGTACGACGTGATAAACCCGGCGGACGGCAGCATCGTCCAGCAGGTCCGGCTCGCCTCGACCGAGGACGTCGACGCCGCCGTGGCCGCCGCCAAGGCCGCGCTACCCGACTGGTCGCGCGCCACCCCCGGCACCCGGGCCGAGGCACTGCTGCGGCTCAGCGCGGTCCTGGCCGAGCAGGCCGAGGAGTTCGCGCACGTCGAGACGGCCCAGACCGGCAAGCCGATCAAGCTCTCCAGCGAGTTCGACGTGCCCGGCACGATCGACAACGCGGCCTTCTTCGCGGGTGCCGCGCGCAACCTGGAGGGCAAGGCGGCCGGCGAGTACTCGGCGGACCACACGTCCTATGTGCGCCGCGAGGCGATCGGTGTGGTCGGCTCGATCGCCCCGTGGAACTACCCGCTGCAGATGGCCGCCTGGAAGATCCTGCCGGCCGTCGCCGCGGGCAACACCGTGGTCCTCAAGCCCGCCGAGCTCACCCCCCTCACCTCGCTGATGCTCGCCCGCGCCTGTACCGAGGCCGGCCTGCCCGACGGCGTGGTCAACGTGGTCACCGGCACCGGGAGGATCGCCGGCGAGCGGCTGGTCGCCCACCCCGACGTCGCGATGGTCTCCTTCACCGGCTCCACCGGCGTCGGCCGCCGGGTGGCCGAGCTGGCCACCGCGACCGTCAAGCGAACCCACCTGGAACTGGGCGGCAAGGCGCCCTTCGTGGTCTTCGAGGACGCGGACCTGACGGCGGCCGTGCACGGGGCGGTGGCCGGCGCGCTGATCAACAGCGGCCAGGACTGCACCGCCGCCACCCGCGCCTACGTCCAGCGCCCGCTCTACCAGGCCTTCGTGGCCGGCGTGGCCGAGTTGTTCGCCGGCATCCGGCTCGGCGACCCGCGCGACCCGCGCACCGACCTGGGGCCGCTGGTCTCGTACGCCCACCGCGACCGGGTGGCCGGCTTCGTCGAGCGGGCCCGCGGCTACGGCGCCACCGTCGTCACCGGCGGCCTGGCACCCGCGGTCGGCCATGACGGCACCGACCTGAGCCGCGGCGCCTACTACGCGCCCACCCTGATCACCGACGTCGCCCAGGACAGCGAGGTGGTGCAGGGCGAGATCTTCGGCCCGGTGCTGGTGGTGCTGCCGTTCGACAGCGACGACGAGGGCCTGCGGCTGGCCAACGACACGCCGTACGGCCTGGCCGCCTCCGCCTGGACCCGCGACGTGCACCGCTCGCTGCGGGCCACCCGGGAACTCGCGGCCGGCTGCGTCTGGGTCAACGACCACATCCCGATCATCAGCGAGATGCCGCACGGCGGGTACAAGGCCTCCGGCTACGGCAAGGACATGTCGCAGTACTCGCTGGACGAGTACACCCAGATCAAGCACGTCATGTTCGACACCACGGCGGTGGCGCGCAAGGACTGGCACCGCACCGTCTTCGGCGATCGGAACTGA
- a CDS encoding CoA-acylating methylmalonate-semialdehyde dehydrogenase: MNTPTERPAGAPKHVVHWIDGAPVPTAGAAPRRGDLYDPATGRISGQVDFAEIAEVDQAVAAAAAAFGEWRHASIAKRTAVLFAFRELFNARKDELAAIIVAEHGKVHSDALGELARGQEVVEYACGIPQLVKGGFTEQASTGIDVYSIRQPLGPVAVISPFNFPAMVPLWFFPIAIAAGNTVIVKPSEKDPSAANFMAELWKEAGLPDGVFNVVHGDKTAVDRLLEHPDIKSVSFVGSTPIARYVYETGTRYGKRVQALGGAKNHMLVLPDADLDLSADAAVNAGFGAAGERCMAVSVLVAVDPIGDQLVEKIKERMATLKVGPGCNGDSEMGPLVTGQHRDKVTSYVESGLADGAELTVDGRKHPIADQDANGQDTADGFWLGPTLFDHVKPGMSVYNDEIFGPVLSVVRVSSYEEGLELINANPYGNGTAIFTNDGGAARRFQHEVEVGMVGINVPIPVPVAYYSFGGWKASLFGDTHAYGPDGVQFFTRGKAVTQRWLDPSHGGINLGFPTNS, translated from the coding sequence GTGAACACGCCCACTGAGCGCCCGGCCGGCGCACCGAAGCACGTCGTCCACTGGATCGACGGCGCCCCGGTGCCGACCGCCGGTGCTGCCCCCCGTCGCGGCGACCTCTACGACCCGGCCACCGGACGGATCTCCGGCCAGGTGGACTTCGCGGAGATCGCCGAGGTCGACCAGGCGGTCGCCGCGGCAGCCGCCGCCTTCGGCGAGTGGCGCCACGCCTCGATCGCCAAGCGCACCGCCGTCCTGTTCGCCTTCCGCGAGCTGTTCAACGCCCGCAAGGACGAGCTGGCCGCGATCATCGTGGCCGAGCACGGCAAGGTGCACTCGGACGCGCTCGGCGAACTGGCGCGTGGCCAGGAGGTCGTCGAGTACGCCTGCGGCATTCCGCAGCTGGTCAAGGGCGGCTTCACCGAGCAGGCCTCCACCGGAATCGACGTCTACTCGATCCGCCAGCCGCTCGGCCCGGTCGCCGTCATCTCGCCGTTCAACTTCCCGGCGATGGTGCCGCTGTGGTTCTTCCCGATCGCCATCGCGGCCGGCAACACGGTGATCGTCAAGCCCTCCGAGAAGGACCCGTCGGCGGCCAACTTCATGGCGGAGCTGTGGAAGGAGGCCGGGCTGCCGGACGGCGTCTTCAACGTCGTCCACGGCGACAAGACCGCGGTCGACCGCCTGCTGGAGCACCCGGACATCAAGTCGGTCAGCTTCGTCGGCTCCACCCCGATCGCGCGCTACGTGTACGAGACCGGCACCCGGTACGGCAAGCGGGTGCAGGCGCTGGGCGGGGCCAAGAACCACATGCTGGTGCTGCCCGACGCCGACCTCGACCTCAGCGCCGACGCCGCGGTCAACGCCGGCTTCGGCGCGGCGGGCGAGCGGTGCATGGCCGTCTCGGTACTGGTCGCGGTCGACCCGATCGGGGACCAGCTGGTCGAGAAGATCAAGGAGCGGATGGCCACCCTCAAGGTGGGCCCCGGCTGCAACGGCGACAGCGAGATGGGTCCGCTGGTCACCGGCCAGCACCGGGACAAGGTCACCTCCTATGTGGAGTCCGGCCTCGCGGACGGCGCCGAGCTGACCGTCGACGGCCGAAAGCACCCGATCGCCGACCAGGACGCCAACGGCCAGGACACGGCCGACGGCTTCTGGCTGGGCCCGACCCTCTTCGACCACGTGAAGCCGGGCATGTCGGTGTACAACGACGAGATCTTCGGCCCGGTGCTCTCGGTGGTCCGGGTCTCCTCCTACGAGGAGGGACTGGAGCTGATCAACGCCAACCCGTACGGCAACGGCACCGCGATCTTCACCAACGACGGTGGCGCCGCCCGGCGCTTCCAGCACGAGGTCGAGGTCGGCATGGTCGGGATCAACGTGCCGATCCCGGTCCCGGTGGCCTACTACTCCTTCGGCGGTTGGAAGGCCTCGCTGTTCGGCGACACTCACGCGTACGGCCCTGACGGCGTGCAGTTCTTCACCCGGGGCAAGGCCGTGACCCAGCGCTGGCTCGACCCCTCGCACGGCGGCATCAACCTCGGCTTCCCGACCAACAGCTGA